The proteins below are encoded in one region of Micromonospora sp. DSM 45708:
- a CDS encoding glycerophosphodiester phosphodiesterase, with translation MRRTLSALGVAGALLAAAAVVVPAVAAQAGPDPRAERPRATQRPIVIGHRGASGYRPEHTLESYRLAIRQGADFIEPDLVSTRDGVLVARHENEISGTTDVAAHPEFAGRKATKTIDGVTVTGWFTEDFTLAELKTLRAKERLPQVRVTNTAFDGRFEIPTFQEVIDLARAESTARGRTIGVYPETKHPTYFASIGLALEEPLVATLRRNRLTHRNDPVFVQSFETGNLRKLDKMIDVRLVQLMDATGAPYDLAAAGDRRTYADLATAAGLAWVSRYADGVGLNKNLIVPRDAAGRLLAPTSVIPDAHRLKLVVHAWTFRVENQFLPADFRLGADPNARGDITSEYELFFDLGLDGAFADQPDTAVAARAGR, from the coding sequence TTGCGACGTACCCTTTCTGCCCTCGGCGTGGCCGGCGCACTGCTCGCGGCTGCGGCCGTGGTGGTGCCGGCCGTGGCCGCCCAGGCCGGCCCGGACCCACGCGCCGAGCGCCCCCGCGCGACCCAACGGCCGATCGTGATCGGCCACCGGGGCGCGAGCGGCTACCGCCCGGAGCACACCCTGGAGTCGTACCGGCTCGCCATCCGGCAGGGCGCCGACTTCATCGAGCCGGACCTCGTCTCGACCCGGGACGGCGTCCTGGTCGCCCGGCACGAGAACGAGATCTCCGGGACGACCGACGTGGCGGCCCACCCCGAGTTCGCCGGTCGCAAGGCGACGAAGACCATCGACGGGGTGACGGTGACCGGCTGGTTCACCGAGGACTTCACGCTCGCCGAGCTGAAGACGCTGCGCGCCAAGGAGCGGCTGCCCCAGGTGCGGGTGACGAACACCGCGTTCGACGGCCGGTTCGAGATCCCCACCTTCCAGGAGGTCATCGACCTGGCGCGGGCCGAGTCGACGGCGCGCGGCCGGACCATCGGCGTCTACCCGGAGACGAAGCACCCGACCTACTTCGCGTCGATCGGGCTCGCGCTGGAGGAGCCGCTGGTCGCGACGCTCCGGCGGAACCGGCTGACGCACCGGAACGACCCGGTCTTCGTCCAGAGCTTCGAGACCGGCAACCTGCGCAAGCTCGACAAGATGATCGACGTACGGCTGGTGCAGCTCATGGACGCGACCGGCGCGCCCTACGACCTCGCCGCCGCCGGCGACCGCCGGACCTACGCCGACCTGGCCACCGCCGCGGGCCTGGCCTGGGTCTCCCGGTACGCCGACGGGGTCGGCCTGAACAAGAACCTGATCGTGCCCCGCGACGCCGCCGGCCGGCTGCTGGCGCCGACCTCGGTGATCCCGGACGCGCACCGGCTGAAGCTGGTGGTGCACGCCTGGACGTTCCGGGTCGAGAACCAGTTCCTGCCGGCCGACTTCCGGCTCGGCGCCGACCCGAACGCGCGCGGTGACATCACGTCCGAGTATGAGCTCTTCTTCGACCTGGGCCTGGACGGCGCGTTCGCCGACCAGCCGGACACGGCGGTGGCGGCCCGCGCCGGCCGCTGA
- a CDS encoding substrate-binding domain-containing protein, which yields MTFRHTRRVFLSAATMTAVALAATACGSPQDTASGGGDAAPVKVGLVYSQSGPLASYGKQYIEGFKAGLDFATKGTGKVGDRTIELSEADDAGDPAKAVSAAKDLIGKGTKIIAGSTSSGVALQVAPIAAQNKVLFISGPAATDAVTGANKYTFRSGRQSWQDVVTAKSFIGDAAGKKVVVFAQDGAFGDANEAAVKAVIGGAGATVSSVRAPASATEFTPFASQIKAAKPDLLFVAWAGTTAGAMWQTLDQQGVLAATTVVTGLDIRASWPTFGAAGSKISFLSHYFDGASDTEAAKAAKAKIPGGTLDLFHPDGFAAAQMVVRAVQEGGDDVEKMVKALEGWEFEGVKGTMKIRAEDHALLQPMYQAKLTGSGTAFTATAQKTLTGDESAPPVAQMKG from the coding sequence ATGACGTTCCGGCACACGCGACGGGTGTTCCTTTCCGCCGCCACGATGACGGCGGTCGCGCTGGCCGCCACGGCCTGTGGCAGCCCGCAGGACACCGCCTCCGGCGGCGGCGACGCCGCGCCGGTCAAGGTCGGCCTGGTCTACTCCCAGTCCGGGCCGCTGGCCAGCTACGGCAAGCAGTACATCGAGGGGTTCAAGGCCGGCCTCGACTTCGCCACCAAGGGCACCGGCAAGGTCGGCGATCGCACCATCGAGCTGAGCGAGGCCGACGACGCCGGCGACCCGGCCAAGGCCGTCTCGGCCGCCAAGGACCTGATCGGCAAGGGCACGAAGATCATCGCCGGCTCCACGTCCTCCGGGGTGGCGCTCCAGGTGGCCCCGATCGCGGCGCAGAACAAGGTGCTGTTCATCTCCGGGCCGGCCGCCACCGACGCGGTGACCGGCGCGAACAAGTACACCTTCCGGTCCGGCCGGCAGTCCTGGCAGGACGTGGTGACCGCCAAGTCGTTCATCGGCGACGCGGCCGGCAAGAAGGTCGTGGTGTTCGCCCAGGACGGCGCGTTCGGCGACGCGAACGAGGCCGCCGTGAAGGCCGTGATCGGCGGCGCCGGCGCGACCGTGAGCAGCGTCCGCGCGCCGGCCAGCGCCACCGAGTTCACGCCGTTCGCCAGCCAGATCAAGGCCGCCAAGCCGGACCTGCTCTTCGTCGCCTGGGCCGGCACCACCGCCGGCGCCATGTGGCAGACGCTCGACCAGCAGGGCGTCCTCGCCGCCACCACGGTCGTCACCGGCCTCGACATCCGCGCCTCCTGGCCGACGTTCGGCGCGGCCGGCAGCAAGATCTCGTTCCTGTCGCACTACTTCGACGGGGCCAGCGACACCGAGGCCGCCAAGGCCGCCAAGGCGAAGATCCCCGGCGGCACGCTCGACCTGTTCCACCCGGACGGGTTCGCCGCCGCGCAGATGGTCGTGCGCGCGGTGCAGGAGGGCGGCGACGACGTGGAGAAGATGGTCAAGGCGCTGGAGGGCTGGGAGTTCGAGGGCGTCAAGGGCACCATGAAGATCCGCGCCGAGGACCACGCCCTGCTCCAGCCGATGTACCAGGCCAAGCTCACCGGCAGCGGCACCGCGTTCACGGCCACCGCGCAGAAGACCCTGACCGGTGACGAGAGCGCGCCGCCGGTCGCGCAGATGAAGGGCTGA
- a CDS encoding ABC transporter ATP-binding protein, with protein sequence MLATRGLTWRIGEVAIVDSVYLDLAPGEFLGVIGPNGAGKTSLFNLITGLRRPTEGKVLLDGADVTTLPVHRRARLGLGRTFQASSVFGSLTVRENVRLAVQAHRGGSMKLWRRAAADREVAAAADAALDRVGLHHRGTALAGTLAHGEKRKLEIALLLAGEPRVMLLDEPMAGVSAEDVPELVRVIKSLTGDSGRAVLMVEHHMDVILELADRIAVMHHGALLACDTPDTVMANATVQEAYLGESL encoded by the coding sequence ATGCTCGCCACCCGCGGTCTGACCTGGCGGATCGGTGAGGTCGCCATCGTCGACTCCGTCTACCTCGATCTGGCGCCGGGGGAGTTCCTCGGCGTGATCGGGCCCAACGGCGCCGGCAAGACCTCGCTGTTCAACCTGATCACCGGCCTGCGTCGGCCCACCGAAGGGAAGGTCCTGCTGGACGGGGCGGACGTCACCACGCTCCCGGTGCACCGGCGGGCCCGGCTCGGCCTGGGGCGTACCTTCCAGGCGTCCTCGGTCTTCGGCTCGCTGACGGTCCGGGAGAACGTCCGGCTCGCCGTCCAGGCGCACCGGGGTGGCTCGATGAAGCTGTGGCGGCGGGCGGCGGCCGACCGGGAGGTGGCCGCCGCCGCCGACGCGGCGCTCGACCGGGTCGGCCTGCACCACCGGGGTACGGCGCTGGCCGGCACGCTCGCCCACGGCGAGAAACGCAAACTGGAGATCGCCCTGCTGCTCGCCGGCGAACCCCGGGTGATGCTGCTGGACGAGCCGATGGCCGGGGTGAGCGCCGAGGACGTGCCGGAGCTGGTCCGCGTGATCAAATCGCTCACCGGGGACAGCGGCCGGGCGGTGCTCATGGTCGAGCACCACATGGACGTGATCCTGGAACTGGCCGACCGGATCGCCGTGATGCACCACGGCGCGCTGCTGGCCTGCGACACCCCGGACACGGTGATGGCCAACGCCACCGTGCAGGAGGCGTACCTGGGGGAGTCGCTGTGA
- a CDS encoding ABC transporter ATP-binding protein gives MTEPILSVEDLSVRIAGLHILQGVSFEVAPTGVTVLLGRNGVGKTTTLRAIVGLTPRNGEVRGTVRMGARSLLARPTHRLVRDGLGYVPEDRCVFAGLTVAENLRLAERRGTSPAYDKVYALFPELDRRGRQRAGSLSGGQQQMLAIGRVLLNDNRLLLVDEPTKGLAPKVVTEVAEVLERVAESVPVLLVEQNLAVVRRLASDAVVLSAGRVAWTGDARELLLETALTRSLLGVGAEVRA, from the coding sequence GTGACGGAACCGATCCTGTCGGTCGAGGACCTGTCCGTGCGGATCGCCGGGCTGCACATCCTCCAGGGCGTGTCGTTCGAGGTGGCGCCGACCGGCGTCACCGTGCTGCTCGGGCGCAACGGCGTCGGCAAGACCACCACGTTGCGGGCGATCGTCGGGCTCACCCCGCGCAACGGCGAGGTCCGGGGCACGGTCCGGATGGGCGCGCGGAGCCTGCTCGCCCGCCCCACCCACCGGCTGGTCCGCGACGGGCTCGGCTACGTGCCCGAGGACCGGTGCGTCTTCGCCGGGCTCACCGTCGCGGAGAACCTGCGGCTCGCCGAACGGCGGGGCACCAGCCCCGCGTACGACAAGGTCTATGCGCTCTTCCCGGAGCTGGACCGGCGCGGACGGCAACGGGCCGGTTCGCTCTCCGGCGGGCAGCAGCAGATGCTCGCCATCGGCCGGGTGCTGCTCAACGACAACCGGCTGCTGCTGGTCGACGAGCCGACCAAGGGGTTGGCGCCGAAGGTGGTGACCGAGGTGGCCGAAGTGCTGGAACGGGTCGCGGAATCCGTGCCGGTGCTCCTGGTCGAGCAGAACCTGGCGGTGGTGCGACGGCTGGCGTCCGACGCGGTGGTGCTCTCCGCCGGCCGGGTCGCCTGGACCGGCGACGCCCGCGAACTGCTGCTGGAGACCGCGCTGACCAGGTCGCTGCTGGGCGTGGGTGCGGAGGTCAGGGCGTGA
- a CDS encoding branched-chain amino acid ABC transporter permease — MNTVVLLTLTGLGLAALYFLVASGLSLVFGLADVLNFAHGLFLGVGAYATWWAAGNLPGAGPDGLGFVVAVLFGVLAGSLVAVLVELVLIRPLYSRTIEQVLVTVGLSLAGVALLQATWGADPRTFPRPDWSRNVTSVLGAQVPNAGLLLIVAAVLVLGALLAFLRWTRYGLIIRAGVENREMVTALGIDVRKAFTLVFAIGGAAAALAGALGGVYFGTVSPGQGGSLLIFAFIVVVIGGMGSVVGSAYAAVAVGLLQQFVNYYGTSGLGDLCVVGLLAVVLLLRPQGLAGKVAHA, encoded by the coding sequence GTGAACACGGTGGTCCTGTTGACGCTGACCGGGCTCGGCCTGGCGGCGCTCTACTTCCTCGTCGCGTCCGGCCTGTCCCTGGTGTTCGGCCTCGCCGACGTGCTCAACTTCGCGCACGGCCTGTTCCTCGGCGTCGGCGCGTACGCGACCTGGTGGGCGGCGGGCAACCTGCCCGGCGCCGGGCCGGACGGCCTCGGTTTCGTGGTCGCGGTGCTCTTCGGCGTGCTGGCCGGCTCGCTGGTCGCGGTGCTGGTCGAGCTGGTGCTGATCCGGCCGCTCTACTCCCGCACCATCGAACAGGTGCTGGTCACCGTCGGCCTGTCGCTGGCCGGGGTGGCGCTGCTCCAGGCCACCTGGGGCGCGGACCCGCGCACGTTCCCGCGCCCCGACTGGAGCCGGAACGTGACTTCGGTGCTCGGCGCGCAGGTGCCGAACGCCGGGCTGCTGCTGATCGTCGCCGCCGTGCTGGTGCTCGGCGCGCTGCTGGCGTTCCTGCGCTGGACCCGCTACGGCCTGATCATCCGGGCCGGCGTGGAGAACCGGGAGATGGTCACCGCGCTCGGCATCGACGTGCGCAAGGCGTTCACGCTGGTCTTCGCGATCGGCGGGGCCGCCGCCGCGCTGGCCGGTGCGCTCGGTGGCGTCTACTTCGGCACCGTCTCACCCGGCCAGGGCGGCTCGCTGCTGATCTTCGCGTTCATCGTGGTGGTGATCGGCGGGATGGGCTCGGTGGTCGGGTCCGCGTACGCGGCGGTCGCGGTGGGGCTGCTGCAACAGTTCGTCAACTACTACGGCACGTCCGGGCTGGGCGACCTGTGCGTCGTGGGCCTGCTCGCGGTGGTGCTGCTGCTGCGTCCGCAGGGCCTGGCCGGAAAGGTGGCTCACGCATGA
- a CDS encoding branched-chain amino acid ABC transporter permease, with translation MTEVKSAEVPAPPATVPDELTPGRRRWHGLRPYLPLVALVVAAVLPYSTLNLPGIFEGPLNSPGTLQLLAICLVFGGLAAGYDLLFGRTGMLSFGHALYFAAGVYGTDVLVTKAGLPLWQAAVLTVAGGTTLAALLGAVALRTVGIAFAMVTLAFAQVGAILVARDFGGLTGGEEGLPLDVSGLPSALVGVTNTVNLYWLALAYLALVVLVVHRVSGSPTGRVLAGLRDDERRIGVLGLDPYRFKLVAFTLAGGLASAGGVVYVLIVGGASPHITSSELTLSLLVMVVLGGPGTRWGPVLGGILYMYLDHRLTAFGSSDAVNSLPAFLSHPLSQPLFVLGTVFILAVYFFPGGLASLRTRLAPLGTALRPRR, from the coding sequence ATGACCGAGGTCAAGAGTGCCGAGGTGCCCGCGCCGCCGGCCACGGTGCCCGACGAGCTGACCCCCGGCCGCCGCCGCTGGCACGGGCTGCGCCCGTACCTGCCGCTGGTCGCGCTGGTGGTGGCCGCGGTCCTGCCCTACTCGACGCTCAACCTGCCCGGCATCTTCGAGGGGCCGCTGAACTCGCCGGGCACGCTGCAACTGCTCGCCATCTGCCTGGTCTTCGGCGGGCTCGCGGCCGGCTACGACCTGCTGTTCGGGCGCACCGGCATGCTCTCGTTCGGGCACGCGCTCTACTTCGCCGCCGGCGTCTACGGCACCGACGTGCTGGTCACCAAGGCCGGGCTGCCGCTGTGGCAGGCCGCCGTGCTCACCGTGGCCGGCGGCACCACGCTGGCCGCGCTGCTCGGCGCGGTGGCGCTGCGCACCGTGGGCATCGCGTTCGCCATGGTGACGCTGGCCTTCGCGCAGGTCGGGGCGATCCTGGTGGCCCGCGACTTCGGTGGGCTGACCGGCGGCGAGGAGGGGCTGCCGCTGGACGTGTCAGGGCTGCCGTCGGCGCTCGTCGGCGTCACCAACACGGTCAACCTCTACTGGCTGGCGCTGGCGTACCTGGCGCTGGTGGTGCTGGTGGTGCACCGGGTCAGCGGCTCGCCGACCGGGCGGGTGCTGGCCGGGCTGCGCGACGACGAGCGGCGGATCGGGGTGCTCGGGCTCGACCCGTACCGGTTCAAGCTTGTCGCGTTCACCCTGGCCGGTGGCCTGGCCAGCGCCGGCGGGGTGGTCTACGTGCTGATCGTGGGCGGTGCCAGCCCGCACATCACGTCGTCCGAGCTGACGCTGTCGCTGCTGGTCATGGTGGTGCTCGGCGGCCCCGGCACCCGCTGGGGGCCGGTGCTGGGCGGCATCCTCTACATGTACCTCGACCACCGGCTCACCGCGTTCGGCAGCAGCGACGCGGTGAACAGCCTGCCCGCGTTCCTCAGTCACCCGCTCAGCCAACCGCTGTTCGTCCTGGGCACCGTGTTCATCCTGGCGGTGTACTTCTTCCCCGGCGGCCTGGCCAGCCTGCGCACCCGACTGGCCCCCCTCGGGACCGCGCTGCGCCCGCGCCGCTGA
- a CDS encoding AfsR/SARP family transcriptional regulator, giving the protein MSEVLRFELLGPQRAWYADRPLDLGPAKQRAVLAVLLLAAGRPVPTGQIVEAVWPEEAPVNGPNVVQKHVAGLRRMLEPDRSPRTPARVLTLTDAGYVLRVPPESVDAARFERGVQRARQAQAAGLTAEALAELDAALELWQGEPFTGFTGLWFDAARHRLVELRAVALETRTDLELAAGRHGEAVGRLVELVAEFPVRERLRLQLMLALYRSGRQAEALAAYRDFADLLREDYGIEPGGSLQDLHRRILRSDPALLPPVADVPSPVSAWPGPVSPPSEPVPPVSAAPVPAHVPPPTVPPPTVPPPTVPPPTPTPPPPGWAGWAGPAPLPHALLLALNPPPEATPRRSPTWVQVTATVFATATVLLSFGSLTWAVVLGYALWRRSWRLALAGVGYFLLIFVLVVVALNMPENEEVTDAEALYLIGAMGICWLLGAGHVLLLNPALWAALGALFWTGRQRSDEQRRLRREQARYLLHHYPAARTELRIGRPDLLRGYDDGGLVDVNAVPEPVLATLPRLTAEQCRQIAVDRWLRGPYGSLEELAGRCHLPSSATEPLRDLLLFLPPEPLTGPPASSAPPGRNAG; this is encoded by the coding sequence ATGTCAGAGGTGCTGCGCTTCGAGCTCCTCGGTCCACAGCGGGCCTGGTACGCCGACCGTCCGCTCGATCTGGGCCCCGCCAAACAGCGCGCCGTGCTGGCCGTGCTGCTGCTCGCCGCCGGCCGCCCGGTCCCCACCGGGCAGATCGTCGAGGCGGTGTGGCCCGAGGAAGCGCCGGTGAACGGCCCCAACGTGGTGCAGAAGCACGTGGCCGGTCTGCGCCGGATGCTGGAGCCCGACCGGTCGCCGCGTACGCCGGCCCGGGTGCTCACGCTCACCGACGCCGGGTACGTGCTGCGGGTCCCGCCGGAGAGCGTGGACGCGGCGCGCTTCGAGCGGGGCGTCCAGCGCGCCCGGCAGGCGCAGGCGGCCGGGCTCACGGCGGAGGCGCTGGCCGAGCTGGACGCCGCGCTGGAGCTGTGGCAGGGCGAACCGTTCACCGGGTTCACCGGCCTCTGGTTCGACGCCGCCCGGCACCGGCTGGTCGAGTTGCGGGCCGTCGCGCTGGAGACGCGTACCGACCTGGAGCTGGCCGCGGGCCGGCACGGCGAGGCGGTGGGCCGGCTGGTCGAGCTGGTCGCCGAGTTCCCGGTCCGGGAGCGGCTGCGGCTCCAGCTCATGCTGGCGCTGTACCGCAGTGGTCGGCAGGCCGAGGCGCTCGCCGCCTACCGGGACTTCGCCGACCTGCTCCGCGAGGACTACGGGATCGAGCCCGGCGGGTCGCTCCAGGACCTGCACCGGCGGATCCTCCGCTCGGATCCGGCGTTGCTGCCGCCCGTCGCGGACGTGCCGTCGCCCGTGTCGGCGTGGCCCGGACCCGTGTCGCCGCCGTCCGAGCCCGTGCCGCCGGTGTCGGCCGCACCCGTGCCCGCGCACGTTCCGCCCCCGACCGTCCCGCCCCCGACCGTCCCGCCCCCGACCGTCCCGCCCCCGACGCCGACGCCGCCCCCGCCCGGCTGGGCCGGATGGGCCGGACCGGCCCCGCTCCCGCACGCGCTGCTGCTCGCCCTCAACCCGCCGCCGGAGGCCACGCCGCGCCGCTCGCCGACGTGGGTCCAGGTCACCGCGACCGTCTTCGCTACGGCCACCGTGCTGCTCTCGTTCGGGTCGCTCACCTGGGCCGTGGTCCTCGGGTATGCGCTGTGGCGACGGAGCTGGCGGCTGGCCCTGGCCGGCGTCGGCTACTTCCTGCTCATCTTCGTCCTGGTCGTCGTCGCGCTCAACATGCCGGAGAACGAGGAGGTGACGGATGCGGAGGCGTTGTATCTGATCGGGGCGATGGGCATCTGTTGGTTGCTCGGCGCCGGGCACGTGCTGCTGCTCAACCCGGCGCTCTGGGCGGCCCTCGGCGCGCTGTTCTGGACCGGCCGGCAACGCAGCGACGAGCAGCGCCGCCTGCGTCGGGAACAGGCCCGCTACCTGCTGCACCACTATCCGGCCGCCCGGACGGAACTGCGCATCGGCCGCCCGGACCTGCTCCGCGGCTACGACGACGGTGGTCTGGTCGACGTCAACGCCGTACCCGAGCCGGTGCTCGCGACGCTGCCCCGGCTGACGGCCGAGCAGTGCCGCCAGATCGCGGTGGACCGCTGGCTGCGCGGCCCGTACGGATCGTTGGAGGAACTGGCCGGCCGGTGCCACCTGCCGTCGTCGGCCACCGAACCGCTGCGCGACCTGCTGCTCTTCCTGCCGCCCGAGCCGCTGACCGGCCCGCCGGCGTCGTCGGCTCCCCCTGGTAGAAATGCCGGATGA
- a CDS encoding RecQ family ATP-dependent DNA helicase translates to MSQDRNAVRDRAEAVLRRLAGDHARLREDQWRAIEALVVDRRRVLCVQRTGWGKSAVYFVATALLRSGGEHGPTVIVSPLLALMRNQVDSAARAGIRARTINSANLDEWDEITAEIHAGAVDVLLISPERLNNPDFRDGVLPKLAATTGLLVVDEAHCVSDWGHDFRPDYRRLRTFLANLPERTPVLATTATANARVTRDVAEQLGDALVLRGTLDRESLRLGVLDLPSPAHRLAWLADHLDRLPGSGIVYTLTVAAATETADFLRGRGWSVASYTGQAEDADRRAAEQDLLDNKIKALVATSALGMGFDKPDLGFVVHLGAPPSPIAYYQQVGRAGRAVEQAEVLLLPGVEDAAIWRYFASLAFPPEEQVRAVLAALDTDRPISTQALEPVVDLRRARLELMLKVLDVDGAVRRVRGGWLATGEPWTYDEARLRRVADARTAEQRAMREYAATTGCRMRFLREGLDDTGAADCGRCDNCAGPLFEADVSPEALTAAQTFLGRPGVQIAPKKLWPTGLDVVGVPLKGRIPPAEQALPGRAVGRLSDLGWGGRLRGLVGPDAPDGPVSDDVAAAVVEVLKAWAHGDDPWPRRPAGVVAVGSRTRPLLVGSLAERIAEVGRLPLLGVVVPTGPAGAGGPRGNSAQRVRALHDAFHLPDELADALTTLDGPVLLVDDLVDSGWTMGMVARLLRRAGAPDVLPLTLALAG, encoded by the coding sequence ATGAGCCAGGATCGGAACGCCGTCCGGGACCGCGCCGAGGCGGTGCTGCGGCGGCTGGCGGGTGACCACGCCCGGCTGCGCGAGGACCAGTGGCGGGCCATCGAGGCGCTGGTGGTCGACCGGCGGCGGGTGCTCTGCGTCCAGCGCACCGGCTGGGGCAAGTCGGCCGTCTACTTCGTGGCCACCGCGCTGCTGCGGTCCGGCGGCGAGCACGGGCCGACGGTGATCGTGTCGCCGCTGCTGGCCCTGATGCGCAACCAGGTCGACTCCGCCGCCCGCGCCGGCATCCGGGCCCGCACCATCAACTCGGCCAACCTGGACGAGTGGGACGAGATCACCGCCGAGATCCACGCCGGGGCGGTCGACGTGCTGCTGATCAGCCCGGAACGCCTCAACAACCCGGACTTCCGGGACGGCGTGCTGCCGAAGCTGGCCGCCACCACCGGGCTGCTGGTGGTGGACGAGGCGCACTGCGTCTCCGACTGGGGGCACGACTTCCGCCCCGACTACCGCCGGCTGCGCACGTTCCTGGCCAACCTGCCCGAGCGCACGCCGGTGCTCGCCACCACGGCCACCGCCAACGCGCGGGTCACCCGCGACGTGGCGGAGCAGTTGGGCGACGCGCTGGTGCTGCGCGGCACGCTGGACCGGGAGTCGCTGCGCCTCGGCGTACTCGACCTGCCGAGCCCGGCCCACCGCCTGGCCTGGCTGGCCGACCACCTGGACCGGCTGCCCGGCTCCGGGATCGTCTACACGCTCACCGTGGCCGCGGCCACCGAGACGGCCGACTTCCTCCGCGGCCGGGGCTGGTCGGTGGCGTCCTACACCGGGCAGGCCGAGGACGCGGACCGCCGCGCCGCCGAGCAGGACCTGCTCGACAACAAGATCAAGGCGCTGGTCGCCACCAGCGCGCTCGGCATGGGCTTCGACAAGCCCGACCTCGGCTTCGTGGTGCACCTCGGCGCGCCGCCGTCGCCGATCGCCTACTACCAGCAGGTCGGCCGCGCCGGCCGCGCCGTCGAGCAGGCCGAGGTGCTGCTGCTGCCGGGCGTCGAGGACGCGGCCATCTGGCGCTACTTCGCCTCGCTCGCCTTCCCGCCGGAGGAGCAGGTCCGTGCCGTGCTCGCCGCGCTGGACACCGACCGGCCGATCTCCACGCAGGCGCTGGAGCCGGTGGTCGACCTGCGCCGGGCCCGGCTGGAGCTGATGCTCAAGGTGCTCGACGTGGACGGCGCGGTCCGCCGGGTGCGCGGCGGCTGGCTCGCCACCGGCGAGCCCTGGACCTACGACGAGGCCCGGTTGCGGCGCGTCGCCGACGCGCGCACCGCCGAGCAGCGGGCCATGCGGGAGTACGCGGCCACCACCGGGTGCCGGATGCGCTTCCTGCGCGAAGGGCTCGACGACACCGGGGCGGCGGACTGCGGCCGGTGCGACAACTGCGCCGGCCCGCTGTTCGAGGCCGACGTCTCACCGGAGGCGCTCACCGCCGCGCAGACCTTCCTCGGCCGTCCCGGCGTCCAGATCGCGCCGAAGAAGCTCTGGCCGACCGGGTTGGACGTGGTCGGCGTACCCCTGAAGGGCCGCATCCCCCCGGCGGAGCAGGCGCTGCCCGGGCGGGCCGTGGGCCGCCTGTCGGACCTCGGGTGGGGCGGGCGGTTGCGGGGCCTGGTCGGCCCGGACGCGCCGGACGGCCCGGTGTCCGACGACGTGGCGGCGGCCGTGGTCGAGGTGCTGAAGGCGTGGGCGCACGGCGACGACCCGTGGCCCCGCCGCCCGGCCGGCGTGGTCGCGGTCGGTTCCCGGACCCGCCCGTTGCTGGTCGGCTCGCTGGCCGAGCGGATCGCCGAGGTCGGCCGGCTGCCGTTGCTCGGCGTGGTCGTCCCGACCGGTCCGGCCGGCGCAGGCGGGCCGCGTGGCAACAGCGCCCAGCGGGTACGCGCGCTGCACGACGCGTTCCACCTGCCGGACGAGCTGGCCGACGCGCTGACCACGCTGGACGGGCCGGTGCTGCTCGTCGACGACCTGGTCGACTCGGGTTGGACGATGGGCATGGTGGCGCGCCTGCTGCGGCGTGCCGGCGCGCCGGACGTGCTGCCCCTGACGCTCGCGCTTGCCGGCTGA
- a CDS encoding heavy-metal-associated domain-containing protein, translating to MTEQRPVVQTYTVTGMTCEHCVRAVTGELSALPGVEEVRIDLAGGTATVTSAAPLPVESVRAAVDEAGYELAGGVA from the coding sequence ATGACCGAGCAGCGACCCGTCGTCCAGACGTACACCGTGACCGGGATGACCTGCGAACACTGCGTCCGGGCGGTGACCGGGGAGCTGTCCGCGCTGCCGGGCGTCGAGGAGGTCCGGATCGACCTGGCCGGAGGCACGGCCACGGTCACCAGCGCGGCCCCGCTGCCGGTGGAGTCCGTCCGCGCCGCCGTCGACGAGGCGGGTTACGAGTTGGCCGGCGGCGTTGCCTGA
- a CDS encoding helix-turn-helix domain-containing protein: MGSAEISPQMAFARFVRRAIDDAREERGWTVTDLATHTGVGRSTVFRWLAGDWQDYPELAKVRGFCAALDLPVAAAFRALGLPDAGAVPRRRAAEDGPVEADVRVILERLADPNVPAEEKHHIRDLLRYLARRPVRRAG; this comes from the coding sequence ATGGGCTCCGCAGAGATTTCGCCGCAGATGGCCTTCGCACGCTTCGTGCGACGGGCGATCGACGACGCGCGTGAGGAACGCGGCTGGACGGTGACCGACCTCGCCACCCACACCGGCGTCGGCCGCTCCACCGTGTTCCGCTGGCTGGCCGGCGACTGGCAGGACTATCCCGAGCTGGCCAAGGTGCGCGGCTTCTGCGCCGCCCTCGACCTGCCGGTGGCCGCCGCGTTCCGGGCCCTGGGCCTGCCCGACGCCGGGGCGGTGCCCCGCCGACGCGCCGCCGAGGACGGTCCGGTCGAGGCCGACGTGCGGGTGATCCTGGAACGGCTGGCCGACCCGAACGTCCCCGCCGAGGAGAAGCACCACATCCGCGACCTGCTGCGCTACCTGGCCCGCCGCCCGGTCCGCCGGGCCGGCTGA